A segment of the Eptesicus fuscus isolate TK198812 chromosome 9, DD_ASM_mEF_20220401, whole genome shotgun sequence genome:
CAGTGTGGTGAGGCTGCCGCCGGGCGAGAACATTGACGACTGGATCGCCGTGCACGTGGTGGACTTCTTTAACCGCATCAACCTCATCTATGGCACCATGGCTGAGCGCTGCAGCGAGACCAGCTGCCCGGTGATGGCTGGAGGGCCCCGCTACGAGTACCGCTGGCAGGACGAGCGGCAGTACCGGCGGCCAGCCAAGCTCTCGGCGCCGCGCTACATGGCCTTACTCATGGACTGGATTGAGGGCCTCATCAACGATGAGGATGTCTTTCCCACTCGCGTTGGTGAGTGCCACCTGGTCAGgtctggccagggagggagggagcccccggagcccatttcacagatgcggcatttagtttgatatagtaattctgtggagtgtgtgtgtgtaattttcatCCCCATTTTGTAGAAGAGGAAACAGGCTCTGAGAGGTTCAGTGTCTGCTTGTCAAGATCAGGCATCTCAATTTCAGACGGCCTGACTCCCAGTTTGGGGTTCTTCTTGTTTAAAGCTTGAGTGCCCCTCCAGGGACCACGCTGGTGAGACCACTATGATCCTCAGAACCTTCCAGAAGAGGTGCCTCAAGGTGCTCCTAGCAGGCTACCCTCCTTGGGTTGATCTGACTTGCAGCCTCCTGGGAGTTCCCTCTGACTCTGGTCCCCagaaggggagggagtggggattGGGTGTGCCTGACAGTAATTCCACCTCAGGGCGCTCTAAGGGCAGAGCTCCGAGAGCCGTGGAGACTTTTCTTATCTCAGCTGGGCAGCCTGGGCGGATGAGGGTGGGTAAGGGAGATGAGTGATGTCACCCTGGCCCTGCTTCCCCACCCAAGGGCATCAAGAAGGGGTGTTAGCATGACACTGTGTTCATcacagcagccccacccccacctggcctcAAGGCTTTGGGAATCAGagatgggtggggcagggtggtcAAGCCCAGAGGAGAGAAGTCTGAATGCTGAGCACTGAGTCACAATTCAGTGCCCTCGGCCGCTCCCCAGCTGGTGGCCTGTCATTTCCTGCACtagcatgccccacagtgggtaTCCTCATTTCACacaggaggaaaccgaggccgaGAGAGGGACAGTGCACTGAATCAGGAGCGTTCAGAACTGCAGCTCAGGTCTCTTGGAGCCTGGGCCCCAAGTCTAGATAGGCAGGACAAGTGTGAGGAACCTGGACTGGGCCTGGAAGGGCTCATGGAGAGGCAGGGCTCACCCCTTCCTGAGAACAGTGAGGAGAGAAGGGATCTGTGGAGTGGGGTGGGCCAGTGTGGGCCTGTGTCTGGGCTCTTATTCCCTTCTAGCCTTAACCCCCCGGCTTATGAGACCCCAGTGTCTGTGCCTTAACCCTGGGATGGCAGAGAAGAGCACATGCCACCAAGATTTCCACCCTGAGCACGGGGGACTATAGGAAACTGTGTCTTTTTCACGGGTTCTAgagctcttcttcttttttaaaaaaatatatttttatcagtttcagagaggaacggagagagagagagaggaacatcaatgatgagagagaatcattgatcagctgcctcccgcacgtcccctactgggaatcgagcccacaacctgggtatgtgccctgaccgggagttaaACCTTGACCTCtggtttcataggtcaatgctcaaccactgggccacactgccAAGCCCTAGAGCTCTTCTTGAGCAGAGTTTGTGGCATATATCTCAGAGGGATGCTACAGTGCAGTGCAGACAGGGTTTGAATCTTGACTCCAGTCAGTACTAATTAATAGTTATGTGGCCTCGGGCAAGTGGCTCCAACTTTATGCACCTCCATTTGATCATATCTAGGATGGCTATCATACCCATTATCATACCAGGCAAAAGGTGCAAAGGGCCCAGCACATGGCCTGGTTCACAGATGGAAGAGTATGTGTTATTGAAAATTTGAAGGAATGAGAGATAATCTGAACTAGTTCTTGAAGCTTTAGTAATTCTCAGGATTAGGGGTCTGGGGACTGCACTGTGGGAGCAGCTGATGCAAAGAGGAAGGagtcagggtggggtgggagagggaggtcaGGATCCTGAAAGGCCTTGAGCAGGCTCCATGCTGGGAAGTTAGGACTTAATTATGAAGgcccatgtttttaaaaatggacccCAGATGTTGATGAGCTCCCCTTGGAATTTTATCCAAAGGTGTCTTGTGAGAGCACCTACAGATGCATGTATTTCTGGGGAGAGTTGGGGCATTACTTTCTTTCATCATACTCTAAGGAGGGTTGTTCAGTGACCCCCAACCAGGTGGCAGAGTCCTGCTCAGAGTCATGGGCAAAGGTGGAAGATAATTTGTATTTCAGTAGAACAGAAGCAAATCAGATTTGTGCTTCTTAAAAAGGGAAGTATGGGAGAAAGCAAATCACGATCGCTCTCTGTCTCCCACAGGGAAGTGTGCTAGGCAAGAGGCCATTCTGGGCAAGAGCTGCCTGTATtgtgggagggcaggcagggctgggtagGGTTTCATACCAGGATTCTGATCCCCCTCacttctgcccctccccaccctcctagGAGTTCCCTTTCCCAAGAACTTCCAGCAGGTCTGCACCAAGATCCTGACCCGCCTCTTTCGAGTCTTTGTCCATGTCTACATCCACCACTTCGACAGCATCCTCAGCATGGGGGCCGAGGCACATGTCAACACCTGCTACAAGCACTTCTACTACTTCATCCGAGAGTTCAGCCTGGTGGACCAGCGGGAGCTGGAGCCACTGGTGAGGCCAGGCCCCCgctaccctcccctaccagcgCTAGCCTCTGAGTTTTCAGACCCAAAGTCTACCTGTGCTAAGAAAATCCAATACCCAAGTGGATAAATTAGGGAAAGACAATTCATTGAACAGTGACTCTGTACTTTAATAGAGAATTTGTTCAAGTTACAGTTGACAAACCCAGATCTATAGCCTGgagttggggtgggaggagggaaggggccaGGTTCAGGCAGAAGAGCAGCCAGGCCCTATGGTTTGGGTGGGGGCTGCCTGGAAGGCTGAGCTCTAACTGACtctcattccccaccccacccccaccctcacccccaccttgtGTCTCTGCAGAGGGAGATGACAGAGCGGATCTGTCACTGAGCCTAGACCTGGACATTGTTGCTCATCAGATGATCGTCTGAATATAGAGTGGCTGAGGAGGGGGACCCTCAGGAGTCCGGTGGCAGAGGAACCTGAAGGCCCTGGGACCCCTCCACATACCCAAAGCCCCTGAACTTCTGGTTCTCAGGAGTCTGCCCATATGTCCCCTGACTGCTTGTGAGTGGAGAAAGGGAGAATTTAAATGTGGGCAaacaggaggaaaggaggagctAAACCTCTGACATGAAGTCTAGGGATGGGGTAGGCTAGAGGATTTCCACTCTGACACTTGACCTTTTCGTAGTGGTTCCCAAGCCTAACTGGGCAATGTGGATGTGGCTGAGGTGATGGCAAGAAAGGTACAAGAGTGAGCAGCCTGTGTGTGagtgagcagtgtgtgtgtgtgtgtgtgtgtgtgtgtgtgtgtgtgtgtgtgtgattttgacTGTGGAGAGTGTCTGGGAGAGCCAGCCACCTTAGACCCTACCTTCCCTGACACATAGTGGGACCTCATAAATGTTAGgcaaatggatggatggaaggaacaaaggaatgagagaggaaggggaggagggattgGGACCATCAGACCATGATCACTGTAGAAGTGATGACAATTCACTGTCCCTACTTGATGTGTCTGATGATGTGTAAGTACAAAATGTGGTTGTAGGTAGGTGTAGCTCTATGTTTGAAACGTCTAGGCTACCTTTTTCCATCAGCATGAATTCTGGGAAACTGTGGGGAGATAGGAAGGGGACCATTGCCCTGAGTACCTAAATCCCTGGCCCACCACAGACACAGGTTCTGATTGCTCAGCCAGAGATGCCCATCAGCTGTCATTTCACTCAGCCCTTTGCCTCCAGAAAGGCCTGATTATAGACAGCCTCCTGCGGGTAAGATCCCTCTGGCCACAGTGGTCCTCTGGTGCTTAAATTGGGAATCACATACTCCAATCTACCTTCTAGAATCCGTACACTTGGCTCCCAGCATCTGAAGCCCAGCACAGGATAATAATCCAACCCAAGGGTCTAGTAGAACTTGAATTGGGAAACTCTGGAGTCTTGTCTCCCATCCCAGGACATTAAGAACCCTGGGGTTAGTGAATGCAGTCTTCCAGGCTTGGAGAAACCCCATCCTTCAAGTACTTGTCTCCTTTCAGCCATCCTGAGACATTCCAGCTGGTTGGCTCTCAGAGCACAGCTGTTCACAGAGAAACTGGGATGTTCATTCAGTACTCCATTTCTCAGCACTCCCATGCCCAGCCCTTTGTGCAGACCCACAGGTGGGGAAAttgaggcagggacagggccctCCCTTCCCAGAGCCTCCACATTGGGAGGCCAGAAGGAGAGCCAGAAAAGACCTGAGGAGCATCTAGTCACAGAATCCTCCACGTACataagaggaaactgaagccaggAGGAGAAGCTGTCCTAGGCCTCATGGCAAGGCTTTGTGGAGCTGGAGGAGAAGCCATGGTCCgactcccaccccagggcctgtgCATTGCTACACAGGGAGATGAGAAGCACATGGAATGAGGGTTTGACAGCCCCTCTCCGGGACACAACTGTTCCTGCTTTGAGCAAGGATTTCTAGCCTGATGTGCCCCACTTTCCCTCAGGTCTGCCAGGGtcatctgctgagccaaacctcCACACTCATGTCCCATCTCCATGACCCAGCAGCTGCCTGATCTCTGGGGAAGCAGACGGGGCTCCTGGAGTCAGCCCACTGGACTCGGGCTGCTGCCTCCAGAGAAGTTCCCAAGGGAAgcagccctggccctgcagcTTTGCCAAAGGCTCtcgagggaggcggggaggtggtcAAAGATTCTCCCAGGGACAGTGGGTGGAAACATAGATTCTAGGCTGTGGCCGGTGCTGATTGAAGAAGGGGGTGAAGTgggtgggagggttggggagggaaggggggaaatcTATTTTTGTGAAACAGAGGGAAgactttattgttgttatttttggtaAAATAAAGGAGGCAAACTAAAGCAGCGCTGGTGGGAAGCTGTGGTCTGGGTGCCACATGGCTCTTGGGCAGACTGTGGAAGGAACTGGGCCAgaatggggcagggagggattTTTGTCCCCGGCCATAAGGAGTGCTGGCTGGTATGGTCATGTCTGTCCCAGCTCTCCAGGGTGGAGACACCAAGGTTTTCCCAGGGCTCTGAGAATGCTGAACCTAGAATTCCTGGGCAAGGCTAGGATCCTAGGAGTGGGGAGGACTGGCCCTTGCCTTCGGGGAGCTCAGTCTCTTCTTGGGAGATTCTTTACTTGTTTCAGCTTAGGTCACCTGGCACTGGCTGTTCTCACCCCCTTAATGTGGGTGGTTTATTGGAGCTAATGGGTTAAGGAACAGGGCAGAAACAACGCTAGCCCTAATCACAGCAGAGGAAGCGCTTCTCAAGAAAATGCTGTTGACATGGGGCTGACTCCTGAGCTTATTCCCCAGGAGACACCTGAGTCTCTCAGCTCAGGTCTTGCTTTCATTCCACTGCCCcttaccctcaactgccctcacgAGTTGAAGAACAGCTTGGTTCTTAAGAGTCAGCAAAGGCCCACCTACAGCTCTCCTTCTACCTAAGAAGGAGCCTGGCTCTGTGCAGCAGCTCTCCTGGGAGGTAGAGGTCTGGGTTCTAGTCCCAACCCAGCCCCTGACTATGGCAGGCCCCTCCAGACCTCCATTTCTCCCATCTATTTCATGACCAGGAGTGGAAGCAAGGAAATAATTGACTCTAAGCTCCTTCATTATTCACAGTCTATGAATCATCCacaatgataacaataatagctaatattatgTGTCAGGTACAGTTCTAAATGCTTGATATACAATAGCTTATTGAATCAAGTTTGTCTTTGGGTAGCTGCCTAGCTTCCTTGGTGCCCAGTATCCCCCCTTTCACTGCTCTAGGATCTGTAAGGCCCTCCACTCTGCTGCCCCTTCTTCTGGCTCACCAGAGGAAGCCCAAATCCAGCATTCTAAAAGGTAGCTCTGCTTGCACACCTGTGACAAGTCACTACCTCCTCAATTGCTGGAGAGTTCGGACTTCTAGAAAGTTCAGGTTCTGAGGTCATAGTTGTTTTGAAATACACTATGGCAGTGAGGATAAATTAATCTCAGAACTGTGTGGCCAAGGCCTGCTCCTTACAAGCCATCACAAAACTGTTTTGAGAAATTCAGAGAGGGATGCTTAGAGAAGActagacagagatagagagaaggaggagactaaagagaaaaaaaaaaataccctcccCCAATCCAAAGGGCAAAACTTTGCATGAGAGAGTCCTGGGAGAGGCAATGTATTAGGGGCAGAGGGACAGTTTGGGCAGCCAGGCTGTTGAAGCCTTTGTATTCCTGGACCCATAAAACTATTTGGAGCAGGGAATAAGAAAGTGAGCCAGTCTCCCCATCTTGGAGCAGAACATCCACCTATTGAGTAAAGGCTGCCCCACCACCCTCAGCCCTCATGAATACTGCAGCCTTTTCTTTGAGGTTTCCTGCTGCCACTTCCCCTTCCCTGGGAGCTGTATGTAGTGTGTGGTAAAGGGAGCCACAAGCATGGCTGCTGCTCCACCTGATTTGGGGGAGCCCTTCCTCCTGTGAGTTTCCCAGAACCCTCCTCTCTGTGTTAACTGAACTTGGTTGCCATATGGAGGACATAGCAATTCTGAGCACCTGGATTGGAACCTAGGCCTGAGTGGCTCAGGAGCAGCTGGCTATTGAGACATTCAAGGAACAGGCCAGCATGGCCTCTGAGCACATGAAGCTTGATGGGCCCAGAAGGTGATGATGGGAGAGATCAGGATACACAGGGTCCTCCAGGTTGGACTGAGAGATTCTGAAAGTGACTGAATACAGATGCTTGGGAGAAGAACCCCTTTCCAGCCTACACTGGGAAATCTAGCAAAGCCCTGAATGTTCTCTAATGTTCCAGACCTCCTTCCATCATGCAGATGAGAAGACTGGGctgagaaggggaaagggaattAATGTTTTTCAGATGGATGATGGGAAGGAAGTCCAAGAGGCTCATAACAATCCTGAGACAGGAAGAGAAgggatatttatttccatttcacaacAGAGGAAACACACTCAGAGTCaggacctgaatcaaacccaagTCAGCACTCTTGTTATCTCATCACACTTGCATCTTGGGagaggacgggggagggggggggaactTGAAATATCAATATATTTGCAGTTAGTTTTCTCCAAGAAATGAACttttaagtctttttattttgaactacTGGGGGAATGTTTTACTAAAGGAGAAACTCTCATCGTGAAATTATAGGCACCCAAACCTTTTAAGAAATTTTACAGAATTAGCTCTCATTTTAGAAAAGACAGGCAGCATATCCCCATGtgtaaaagacatttttaaaattccttcttGGCATGCAGAAGCTCTCGGTAAATGTTAATGACACCTGCTGcttcctggcctcctccctcctggagcTTCCCAGGCTTCTCAAACTTCACTCCAAAAGTTTGAGCATCAAAGGAGCCAAGCCCCACCCACTTCCCCGCAACCTCCCCGCCCCTCTCAATCGCGCCTGCGCAGTTTACTGAGCTCGCCCCACCTTCTCCCTGGGCGTAGCCGTCAGAGCGCAGGCGCAGGTCCGCCCCCCGCGCTCCTCGGCGGTCGGGCCCGCCCCCTCGGGTCTAGTACCGCCTCTTCCGCGTCCTCAGCAGAGCGATCTGCAGGTGGGGGAGTGCGACCGGTTCCGTGGCAAGTCCGCTGAGGGGAAGACCAGACATCGAGGTATCCCTGCGAGTGAAGCGAGGTTTGGGGAGGGCGTGTCAGTGAGTGAGTTCATGCCCTGGGACGGAGAAATCAGGGCCTTCAGAACGGTCCGAGGTCACGACCCGATTCTGCTGCGGGTGTCAGCCCAGGGGACGCTTTTTTAGGGTCCTCTCAGGGCTCCGTCTGTGAGGAGCTCAGGGTGCGGCGTGGGTCCCGGTCAGGCTTGGCCTATGCCTGGGGTCGGGGCGGGGTGTGGCAGGTGTCCTAGGTCGGAGCTCAGTCTGGGGCCAATTTGAGACTGAGTCCTGCTAGCTATATGACTGGGTTCAAGGCTCAGGCGGTCCAACATCATGAGTAATTTTTCATGTGAGGAATTTCTAATATCTTGTCctacattattttaaagttaactgtTTTCATTGAAAAGCTCCTGACATGTGCGGGTCGCTGTGCCTTGAGGAGAGAGCACAGTGTCGGGTGCCATCTCTCCCCTTAGGGAGGGACTTTCCAGGCTACCTGTCAGGTggtcaggagcagggccagcacgGTGACAGGGATGACCTGTTGGAAGTGCGTGGCTCTGGGTCAGGCGGTCCTGGATTCAGATCTCACCTCTGCACTTCTATCTGTGTGTCCTCTGGCAAGTCATTTCCCCTCTCAGAACGTTCCTTTCTCCTGTATAGAAAGGGCAAAGTAGGGTCATTGTGAAAGTTGAATAGAATTCCGTGTGTCACCCAGCATGGCACCTGTCATGAAATGGATGTGGTTTATATGAGCTCGGTCATTTTGGACTAGGGTACTTTAGGGAGGCCCTGGGGGGAGAGTTGAGGTGACCCAGGTCCTGAAGCCTCAGTGGGATTTATAGGTGGCTCTGACCTTGTAGTATGGGAAAGGAACAAATGCTTGTAAACCATTGCCCATGTGCCAAGTGCCATGCTGGGGAGTTGATATATATTGCCTCACTGGCTCCTTAGCCCTTGGCCAGGTGCGTTCAGCCCCACGGCCCTTAGCTTCAGCCCCTCTAAAGAGAACTAGGCTGGATGTGATGTAAAGTGAAGAGCGAGGGTTGGGTTTTTATATGGAGCTGGGCCAGCTGAAGATTGGTGCCAACTTATCCCACATCAGCTCTTCCCTTACTGTGACCCAGAAGGATAATTGGCTTCTTGACTTTGATTGGGAGACCTGTTAACTCTAGTTCTCTAGAAGATTTTGATGACCAGAGGGCCTGGCAAGTGAGCACCTCCTGAGGGCAGATTGCATGAAGCTGGACCATGGCAGAGAGGAGCTCTGTGAACGGGAGCTGTTGGGTTCCTGCACATGCTTCTGAAATATGGTTTCCTGTTACGTGGTCTCATAGTAATCCACTAACTTGATTCCTTTTGCATCCTCTTTATGGGTACCCATATGATCTTCATGAGACAATTTCTCATCATTTTTTATCTCTGCTCAGAAACCTTGGTGGGCTTCATTGCCTACTGTATAGAGTTTGGACTCCTCAGCCTCATACACAAGTTCCACCATAATCTGTTACAaaacctctcttctctcctctttccccttgTCTTGCACCCTGTGACCCAGTCAAAACAAACTACTTTTTGCTGCTCAAACACTCCCTGCATGTTCCTTTGCTTGTATTCGCTCTTCCTGAAGTCCCCTCTTCCTTCTCATCTTTCAAAGCCCATGTCTCATGTGACCTGTCAGTGAAGCTTCTCTGATCCCCTTACTGGATTAGTTGTCCCCTTCCCATCTTCTGTAGCAGAGGCCGCAGCTTGATTATAACTCTGTTTGCTGTCTGCCTTCAGGTATATCACCCCATATGTACTCTGAGTACATTGGTGGCAAGGGACCATGTCTGTTtcatccctcctctgcctggtacatagtaggcctCTGCAGTGTTTGTGGTTGAATGAGTCagtgaaattttttatttacttgctttggtttttgttttatgaGCTTTCGGGTTCAGAGTGGGCCTTTGTGTTTTTCCTTCAAGAGAAGATGCGCCTAAGGAGAGCCCTGGTGTAGATTGATTATGCCCTAATTACAGGCATCAAAGGCAAGAAAGTGCAGGTATTCTGCACAAAAGAGGATTTTTCGTTGCTGCTCTTGTTTTCAGGCTCTTGTCTTGCCTTTGCAGTACGTTTTGTTCGGGGACCTGCACTGagtatgatatacactgagtggccagattattatggtctctgaacgcgtaataatctggccactcaatgtatatcctatataataaaaggctaatatgtaaattgtccccttgaccaggagtttgaccagcaggcaggccggtcaaccgcccatgtcccctccccctggccaggctggctggactccacccatgcacgaattcatgcaccgggcctctaatatatatatatatatagaggcccggtgcatgaatatatatacacactgagtggccagattattatgcgttcagagatcataataatctggccactcagtgtatactagtaTAGCTCACAAATGGGAAAGTGCACAGGTGGTTTGCTGTCGGTTGCCCTGTCCTTGGCTCCTCCCATCTGGGAGCCAGCAGCTACACATTCACATTTTCCCTTGCCAACAGCTTCAGCATATGGAACAGAAGGCTCTTGGTTGTTCATAGAAAAATATACATCGTTGAAGGTAGAAGGAGATGGGAATCATCTGGTTCTATCTCTTTACTTTTACAGATTGGGAAAAGACCTAGAGAGCAGAGGACTTGATCAAGATTGCACAGGGAATCAGTCAGTGGTGGAAATAGTGCTGGAAGTGAAAAGTCCTGGCTCTTTGTTTTTTCCAGTCTACTACATTGTtaatctaacatttattgagtgcttactatgtggcagatattgttctaagtgctttatatgtatcatctCAAAACTCTATTTTTATAGATTTGGAAACTGAAGCAGGTAGAAATCATCCAGATCTACTTTAGGATCCACAACTCTGGTTTTTAATATGGTTTTAATGGTAGTCATCTCCTAACCAGTTGTGGGGAACAGTTCATCAAAGAGCTTGCTCCCACATCACCCTACTCTGTGAATGAATGCAGTCCTCCCAGCAATGTCTATCTATGCCCTGGAGGGATTCTTGAGAGGAGTCCAAAGTGTGTTGAGAGAATGGCTAAAGGAATAAAGCATGCTGACATGGTTATCAGTGGATCTTAGTTTAGGAACATTAGAATTAAAAATTTCATGTCTATCAAATCAGGCAGTAAATGTAAGAGCTTTAGAGTAAACTCCCTCCAGGATCTTTTCTGTaaagattcccagtcaagg
Coding sequences within it:
- the MOB3C gene encoding MOB kinase activator 3C isoform X2, with the translated sequence MALCLKQVFAKDKTFRPRKRFEPGTQRFELYKKAQASLKSGLDLRSVVRLPPGENIDDWIAVHVVDFFNRINLIYGTMAERCSETSCPVMAGGPRYEYRWQDERQYRRPAKLSAPRYMALLMDWIEGLINDEDVFPTRVGVPFPKNFQQVCTKILTRLFRVFVHVYIHHFDSILSMGAEAHVNTCYKHFYYFIREFSLVDQRELEPLREMTERICH
- the MOB3C gene encoding MOB kinase activator 3C isoform X1 translates to MALCLKQVFAKDKTFRPRKRFEPGTQRFELYKKAQASLKSGLDLRSVVRLPPGENIDDWIAVHVVDFFNRINLIYGTMAERCSETSCPVMAGGPRYEYRWQDERQYRRPAKLSAPRYMALLMDWIEGLINDEDVFPTRVGVPFPKNFQQVCTKILTRLFRVFVHVYIHHFDSILSMGAEAHVNTCYKHFYYFIREFSLVDQRELEPLVRPGPRYPPLPALASEFSDPKSTCAKKIQYPSG